CCGACGAGCACATCGGTGGTATATCCTGCAAAGATGCCGTGGTCGAGAACCCCCGGTATGTTCTTGATCGCCCGCCCCAGCGCCTCCGGGTTTTCGATACCTCCCTCAAAGAAGGCGTCCAGGATGTGAAAATCCTGATCGGTGTACACCGGCATCCCCCCCTCATCGGTGCGTAGTGTCGGCGACGCTTCGAGACCTCGCAGCGCCTCCGTGACGGAATGCACCGCAAGAGGCATCACTTCCACAGGTACGGGAAAAGCAACGCCGAGCCGACGCACAACCTTGGATTCGTCCACCAGCACCACAAAACGGTCGGCCTGGGCCGCCACAATCTTTTCCCGGGTATGCGCTCCGCCGCCGCCTTTGATAAGGCGCCA
The Bacteroidetes bacterium SB0662_bin_6 DNA segment above includes these coding regions:
- the rpiA gene encoding ribose-5-phosphate isomerase RpiA; the protein is MNRDHAKRAAGESAASWVQKGMRVGLGTGTTMAYALEALGRRVREEGLSFSGVATSIATERTARRLGLPLVTLAEAGRLDMAIDGADEIDPQWRLIKGGGGAHTREKIVAAQADRFVVLVDESKVVRRLGVAFPVPVEVMPLAVHSVTEALRGLEASPTLRTDEGGMPVYTDQDFHILDAFFEGGIENPEALGRAIKNIPGVLDHGIFAGYTTDVLVGDETGGVRTLAKGA